The Diospyros lotus cultivar Yz01 chromosome 15, ASM1463336v1, whole genome shotgun sequence genome has a window encoding:
- the LOC127791633 gene encoding protein DMP7 codes for MATALEEQQHPLLEAQPQPAPKPSKTSGQKAIRKTFKISAHLSNLLPTGSVLAFQILSPVFTHEGQCRSVVSQSLTLALLALCGISSFLLCFTDSFRDDRGKVRYGLATFGGLRVIDGTVTLPPEEAAKYRLRFADFFHGFLSVVVFASVALFNQNVVKCFYPSPSEEAQELLATLPVGTGVVCSLLFICFPSNRHGIGFPLSRH; via the coding sequence ATGGCCACAGCACTTGAAGAACAACAGCACCCCCTTCTGGAAGCTCAGCCTCAGCCCGCACCCAAGCCCAGCAAAACTTCCGGCCAGAAGGCCATTCGAAAGACCTTCAAGATCTCTGCTCATCTGTCGAATCTCCTCCCCACCGGCTCCGTCCTCGCCTTCCAGATCCTGTCGCCGGTTTTCACCCACGAAGGCCAATGCCGATCTGTCGTGAGCCAGTCGCTAACGCTAGCCCTTTTGGCGCTCTGCGGCATCTCCTCCTTCTTGCTGTGTTTCACCGACAGTTTCAGGGACGACCGGGGCAAGGTCCGGTACGGGCTGGCGACGTTCGGCGGGCTGCGGGTCATCGACGGAACGGTTACTTTACCGCCGGAAGAGGCTGCCAAGTACCGGCTTCGATTCGCCGATTTCTTCCATGGCTTCCTCTCCGTCGTTGTCTTCGCCTCTGTGGCGCTGTTCAACCAGAATGTTGTCAAGTGCTTCTATCCGTCGCCGTCGGAAGAAGCTCAGGAGCTTCTGGCGACGTTGCCTGTCGGAACTGGGGTTGTCTGCAGCCTGCTGTTCATCTGTTTCCCTTCCAACCGCCATGGAATTGGCTTCCCTCTCTCTCGGCATTAG